One Glycine soja cultivar W05 chromosome 2, ASM419377v2, whole genome shotgun sequence genomic region harbors:
- the LOC114384248 gene encoding tubby-like F-box protein 8: MSFRSIVRDVRDGFGSLSRRSFDVRISGGGKLNSLVHEAHERQLVIQNSRWASLPPELLCDVIKRLEESESTWPARKHVVACAAVCKSWREMCKEIVTSPEFCGKITFPVSLKQPGSRDGTIQCFIKRDKSNLTYHLFLCLSPALLVENGKFLLSAKRTRRTTCTEYIISMDADNISRSNSTYIGKLRSNFLGTKFIIYDTQPPYNNAQLSPPGRSRRFYSKKVSPKVPSGSYNIAQITYELNVLGTRGPRRMNCTMHSIPMSALEPGCTVPGQPELLPRSLEDSFRSISFARSIDNSTEFSSSRFSDIFVAGNEEEQGKGRPLVLKNKSPRWHEQLQCWCLNFRGRVTVASVKNFQLIAATQPPAAGAPTPSSQPAQSDHDKIILQFGKVGKDIFTMDYRYPLSAFQAFAICLTSFDTKLACE; this comes from the exons ATGTCCTTCCGCAGTATTGTTCGTGATGTAAGGGATGGGTTTGGAAGCTTATCAAGGAGGAGTTTTGATGTAAGGATTTCTGGTGGGGGCAAGTTGAATAGTTTGGTCCATGAGGCGCACGAACGCCAGCTAGTTATACAGAACAGCAGGTGGGCTAGCCTTCCGCCTGAGCTTCTTTGTGATGTTATtaaaagattggaagaaagtgAGAGTACATGGCCTGCTCGTAAGCATGTGGTTGCATGTGCTGCTGTGTGCAAGTCCTGGAGAGAAATGTGCAAAGAAATTGTTACCAGTCCTGAGTTCTGTGGGAAGATTACTTTCCCTGTCTCCCTGAAGCAG CCTGGTTCAAGGGATGGAACCATCCAGTGTTTCATCAAGAGAGACAAATCTAATCTGACATACCACCTATTCCTTTGTCTTAGTCCTG CATTGCTAGTTGAAAATGGAAAGTTTCTTCTTTCTGCAAAACGGACCAGAAGAACTACATGCACAGAGTATATTATATCAATGGATGCAGATAACATATCAAGATCTAATAGCACTTACATTGGAAAACTGAG GTCAAATTTTCTTGGCACCaagtttataatttatgataCACAGCCTCCCTATAACAATGCTCAGCTGTCTCCTCCAGGCCGAAGCCGTaggttttattcaaaaaaagtTTCTCCAAAGGTCCCTAGTGGCAGCTACAATATTGCCCAGATCACCTATGAGTTGAATGTCCTTGGTACTAGGGGCCCGCGCAGAATGAACTGCACCATGCACTCGATCCCTATGTCAGCCCTTGAGCCTGGTTGCACTGTCCCGGGCCAGCCAGAGCTCCTTCCCCGCTCCCTCGAAGATTCCTTCCGGAGCATATCCTTTGCTAGATCGATTGACAACTCAACCGAGTTCAGCAGCTCCAGGTTCTCGGACATATTTGTGGCGGGCAACGAAGAGGAGCAGGGAAAGGGTAGGCCTTTAGTTCTCAAGAACAAATCTCCAAGATGGCATGAGCAGCTGCAGTGTTGGTGCCTGAACTTTAGAGGAAGGGTGACTGTTGCCTCCGTCAAGAATTTCCAGCTGATTGCTGCGACGCAGCCACCTGCAGCCGGTGCTCCTACACCGTCATCGCAGCCAGCGCAGTCTGATCATGACAAGATTATTCTTCAGTTTGGCAAGGTTGGCAAGGATATATTTACTATGGACTATAGATATCCCCTATCTGCATTTCAGGCTTTTGCCATTTGCTTGACTAGTTTTGACACAAAACTAGCTTGTGAATAG